A genomic segment from Treponema sp. Marseille-Q3903 encodes:
- a CDS encoding ABC-F family ATP-binding cassette domain-containing protein: MAFVQFSQLSFAFGDRDILKNVTINLQSGSKAALTGANGAGKSTFIKILAGLIKPDSGNRAVQKDSRIAYLPQNGLMHTGCTLKEEADKAFVFGYEMQHRIDKIGEELAKGNGNTDALVFQQSELIQALEDSGWYRREAAAESVLLGLGFSRSDFNRKTEEFSGGWQMRIALAKVLMQNPDILLLDEPTNYLDIEARSWLEQFLQNYKGGFLLVSHDRYFLDVTINEVYELFNGELKRYPGNFSHYEKVREVELKTLIAEYEQQQQEISKLEDFITRFGYKATKAAQAQEYQKRLDKMVRIEIPESLKKIHFNFPPAPHSGRLVLRMKDICKSYDGNKNVIDNLELTLENGQRLVVVGRNGVGKSTLLRIIAGEDKNFSGEIIPGAGVQIGYFSQDSAETIRGNENILQYIESRAPLDLIPKIRDMLGAFLFRGDDVYKSLDMLSGGEKSRIALLQLLLSPVNLLVLDEPTNHLDIHSKDVLLNALRDFGGTVVFVSHDRGFIEQLATHVLELKPGEFKTFPGNYEFYQEQIAKQECSGQNDSVSAAKKSTIATDSPKSHTKLSWEEQKKRDSERRKIEREIEKLEKEIDSLEEQRAELEAKLAEPEVYSNNEKAKAVQHKISELSSKIEELTAVWEEASEKLE; the protein is encoded by the coding sequence ATGGCATTTGTTCAGTTTTCGCAACTTTCTTTCGCATTCGGTGATAGAGACATCCTAAAAAACGTTACTATCAATCTTCAATCCGGTTCAAAGGCCGCCCTTACTGGTGCAAATGGAGCCGGAAAGTCTACTTTTATTAAAATTCTTGCGGGATTGATTAAACCCGACAGCGGTAATCGTGCCGTTCAAAAAGATTCGAGAATCGCTTATCTGCCTCAAAACGGTCTTATGCATACCGGATGTACCCTTAAAGAAGAAGCTGATAAAGCATTTGTATTCGGTTATGAAATGCAACATCGGATTGATAAAATAGGTGAAGAACTTGCAAAAGGAAATGGCAATACTGATGCGCTTGTCTTTCAGCAGTCTGAGTTGATTCAAGCTCTCGAAGACAGCGGATGGTATCGTCGTGAGGCGGCAGCTGAGTCTGTTCTGTTAGGGCTTGGGTTTTCTCGCTCAGATTTTAATCGCAAAACAGAAGAGTTTTCCGGCGGATGGCAGATGCGCATCGCCCTTGCAAAAGTTCTTATGCAGAATCCCGATATTCTCCTTCTTGATGAACCGACAAACTATCTTGATATTGAAGCGCGCAGTTGGCTTGAACAATTTCTTCAAAATTACAAAGGCGGATTTTTGCTTGTCAGCCACGACAGATATTTTCTCGATGTGACAATCAACGAAGTTTACGAATTGTTCAACGGCGAGTTAAAACGTTATCCTGGTAATTTTTCACATTATGAAAAAGTCCGTGAAGTTGAACTAAAAACTTTGATCGCAGAATACGAACAGCAACAGCAAGAAATCAGCAAACTCGAAGATTTTATCACTCGCTTTGGATATAAAGCGACAAAGGCAGCTCAAGCTCAGGAATATCAAAAACGACTTGATAAAATGGTGAGGATTGAAATCCCAGAATCGCTAAAAAAAATCCATTTCAATTTTCCACCGGCTCCTCACAGCGGGCGCCTTGTTCTGCGCATGAAAGATATTTGTAAATCATACGATGGAAATAAAAATGTCATAGATAATCTTGAACTGACATTGGAAAATGGGCAGCGTCTTGTTGTTGTCGGAAGAAACGGAGTTGGAAAATCGACATTGCTCAGGATAATTGCCGGCGAAGACAAAAACTTTTCCGGTGAAATTATTCCGGGCGCCGGTGTTCAGATTGGTTATTTTAGTCAAGATAGTGCAGAGACAATTCGAGGCAATGAAAATATACTCCAATATATTGAATCTCGCGCTCCTTTAGACTTGATTCCAAAAATCCGCGATATGCTCGGTGCTTTTTTGTTCCGAGGCGATGATGTCTACAAGTCGCTCGACATGTTGAGCGGAGGCGAAAAATCGAGAATCGCACTTCTCCAGCTTCTTTTGAGCCCTGTGAACCTTCTTGTTTTAGATGAGCCGACAAACCACCTCGATATTCATTCAAAAGATGTCCTTTTAAATGCCCTTCGTGATTTTGGTGGCACAGTTGTTTTTGTCAGCCATGATAGAGGTTTTATCGAGCAGCTTGCTACGCATGTTCTTGAATTAAAGCCGGGCGAGTTTAAAACATTTCCGGGCAATTATGAATTTTATCAGGAACAGATTGCAAAACAAGAATGTTCAGGGCAAAATGATTCAGTATCAGCCGCAAAAAAGTCCACAATAGCGACAGACTCTCCAAAATCGCACACAAAGCTTTCATGGGAAGAACAGAAAAAACGGGATTCGGAAAGACGTAAAATCGAACGTGAAATTGAAAAACTTGAAAAAGAAATAGATAGCTTAGAAGAGCAAAGAGCGGAACTTGAAGCAAAATTGGCTGAACCGGAAGTCTACAGCAACAACGAAAAGGCAAAAGCTGTTCAGCATAAAATATCGGAGCTGTCCTCAAAAATAGAAGAATTGACAGCAGTTTGGGAAGAAGCCTCAGAGAAACTGGAGTAG
- a CDS encoding septal ring lytic transglycosylase RlpA family protein: MRFFLKIFLCFIFIVFSSNVAAQVYKSDAIVSFYAGDFHGKRTSNGEYFDMNAMTCASKNFPFDSILKVTNLANAKSVQVRVNDRGPFVPNRELDLSLAAAKKLDMIKAGTIHVKIEIVKLGPDTNLSRQTASKADKIMQKRFGVKVPKISAETFETLKKVPSEKLEAGTYWDFQIASFSTRENAVEFAKKLARQGFSNIIFQKNTKKSIYRVVIKGVRAEDVPKIEEKLNANGYNQYIIKKRNPEK; encoded by the coding sequence ATGCGTTTTTTTTTGAAGATTTTTCTTTGCTTTATTTTTATTGTATTTTCGTCAAACGTCGCGGCACAAGTCTATAAATCAGATGCAATTGTTTCTTTTTATGCCGGAGATTTTCATGGGAAAAGAACATCTAACGGCGAATATTTCGACATGAATGCCATGACTTGTGCGAGCAAAAACTTTCCGTTTGATTCAATCTTAAAGGTAACAAATCTTGCAAACGCAAAATCTGTGCAAGTTCGTGTCAATGACCGTGGACCATTTGTCCCAAACCGCGAACTTGACCTTTCTTTAGCTGCCGCAAAAAAACTAGATATGATAAAAGCCGGGACAATTCATGTAAAGATAGAGATTGTAAAACTTGGCCCTGATACAAATCTCAGCCGTCAGACTGCATCTAAAGCGGATAAAATCATGCAGAAAAGATTTGGAGTAAAAGTCCCAAAAATATCAGCTGAAACATTTGAAACATTGAAAAAGGTTCCATCTGAAAAACTAGAGGCAGGCACTTACTGGGATTTTCAAATAGCATCATTTTCTACCCGTGAAAATGCAGTAGAATTTGCAAAAAAATTGGCGAGACAAGGATTTTCAAACATCATATTTCAAAAAAACACAAAAAAATCTATATATCGTGTTGTCATAAAAGGCGTGCGAGCAGAAGATGTTCCTAAAATCGAAGAAAAACTAAATGCAAACGGCTACAATCAATATATTATCAAAAAACGGAATCCCGAAAAGTAA
- a CDS encoding SAM-dependent methyltransferase, which produces METESKIETALYLIPVTLGETEITRVLPSYNRDVIVNVKHFIVENIRSARRFLKKVEKSIDIDELTFYELNRHTDRKFIAEYLEPLKNNKPVGIISEAGCPAIADPGADVVAIAQSRGYKVVPLVGPSSIIMSVMGSGLNGQSFAFNGYLPVEDGQKIKTLKKLENKVWNEDQTQLFIETPYRNAKMFETIVSALRPQTKLCVAAGITCPQEYIKTMTIAKWKQEKLPDFAKIPAIFLIGK; this is translated from the coding sequence ATGGAGACGGAATCAAAAATAGAAACTGCACTGTATCTCATCCCTGTCACGTTGGGAGAAACTGAAATCACTAGAGTTTTGCCGTCATACAATAGAGACGTCATAGTCAACGTAAAACACTTTATAGTTGAAAATATACGTTCTGCACGCCGCTTTTTAAAAAAAGTTGAAAAATCGATAGACATCGATGAGCTGACGTTTTACGAATTAAACCGTCACACAGACCGAAAATTCATTGCAGAATACCTTGAACCGTTAAAAAATAACAAACCTGTCGGAATAATATCGGAGGCAGGGTGCCCTGCAATCGCTGACCCGGGTGCAGATGTAGTTGCGATTGCTCAGAGCAGAGGTTATAAAGTAGTTCCTCTTGTTGGTCCTTCTTCGATAATCATGTCTGTGATGGGAAGCGGATTAAACGGGCAAAGTTTTGCTTTCAACGGATATCTTCCTGTCGAAGACGGGCAGAAAATCAAAACTCTTAAAAAACTTGAAAACAAAGTTTGGAATGAAGACCAAACGCAGCTTTTTATTGAAACGCCATATAGAAATGCAAAAATGTTTGAGACGATTGTAAGTGCGTTGAGACCGCAGACAAAGTTATGCGTCGCTGCCGGCATCACCTGCCCGCAAGAATACATAAAAACAATGACAATCGCAAAATGGAAACAGGAAAAACTCCCCGACTTTGCTAAAATCCCTGCAATATTTTTAATTGGAAAATAA
- a CDS encoding SH3 domain-containing protein, with amino-acid sequence MKRNLKFLSLLFSLITVFFITSCSERVMGYSVVLWNIPEQNIQSGDIVPVYIKSNISHVYVIGNHDGEKVEVPLWRLTEPVKKRKVKAVLNKYSENAHTYASVKLDGLPCRAEAVNTAKQVYRLRKGEIIKILYKGKGQAPMVGNEALKGDWYKILTDDGTSGWCFSYNLNLYETDEKGERIGSNQITEEESVDDSWDVICSQIWYPDYFRSMIDTKIIDLSLFHLSYKFQIDVINKKINLNTSKVHQVWDFNGYLKTGENEYSLNDVPVKIIYKNQNFIIIRYTDDSGKPQDLNFVPIGENINDIIAEEKERRSQSYHKIFMHGPEFVSSSYGKLTFNDDGSFKWTGFKLLVPFIIAGGTKNSGSASVKYSLSKSLSSSFDGVLTLKFDGMQKEVNFLYKIEDGALRLEDTSSAVFKGNQVKERGSSPIVIYFKKN; translated from the coding sequence ATGAAACGAAATCTAAAATTTTTATCGCTTTTATTTTCTTTAATTACTGTATTTTTTATTACAAGCTGTTCTGAAAGAGTGATGGGATATTCTGTTGTTTTATGGAATATTCCTGAACAAAATATTCAGAGCGGAGACATTGTCCCTGTTTACATCAAATCGAATATTTCCCATGTTTATGTTATCGGAAATCATGACGGAGAAAAAGTTGAAGTCCCTTTGTGGCGGCTAACTGAACCTGTAAAAAAAAGAAAGGTCAAAGCTGTCTTAAATAAATATTCGGAGAATGCGCACACTTATGCGTCTGTCAAACTCGACGGTCTTCCTTGCCGTGCAGAAGCTGTAAATACTGCAAAACAAGTTTACCGTCTTCGCAAAGGTGAAATAATAAAAATTTTGTACAAAGGCAAAGGGCAAGCTCCTATGGTTGGAAATGAGGCTCTTAAAGGCGACTGGTACAAAATTCTTACAGATGACGGGACTTCAGGCTGGTGTTTTTCATATAACCTAAATCTATATGAAACTGATGAAAAAGGCGAGCGAATCGGCAGCAATCAGATTACAGAGGAAGAAAGCGTAGATGATAGCTGGGACGTAATCTGTAGTCAGATATGGTATCCTGATTATTTTAGGAGCATGATAGATACTAAAATAATAGATCTTTCATTGTTCCATCTTTCTTACAAATTTCAGATTGATGTCATTAACAAAAAAATAAATCTCAACACGAGCAAAGTTCATCAAGTTTGGGACTTCAACGGTTATTTAAAAACAGGAGAAAATGAATATTCTCTTAACGATGTTCCTGTAAAAATCATTTACAAAAATCAAAATTTTATAATTATACGTTATACAGATGATAGCGGAAAACCTCAGGATTTGAACTTCGTCCCAATCGGTGAAAATATCAACGATATTATAGCTGAGGAGAAAGAACGTCGCTCACAATCTTATCACAAGATTTTTATGCACGGTCCTGAGTTTGTAAGTTCAAGTTACGGTAAACTTACGTTCAATGATGATGGTTCATTCAAATGGACAGGATTTAAACTTCTCGTTCCTTTTATCATTGCGGGTGGCACAAAAAACAGCGGCTCTGCAAGTGTAAAATATTCTCTTTCAAAGAGCCTTTCATCTTCTTTTGACGGCGTCCTCACTCTTAAATTTGACGGAATGCAAAAAGAAGTAAACTTTTTGTATAAAATTGAAGACGGAGCTCTCAGGCTTGAAGATACATCATCAGCCGTATTCAAAGGAAATCAGGTGAAAGAGCGCGGCTCGAGTCCTATTGTCATCTATTTTAAGAAAAATTAA
- the argR gene encoding arginine repressor, giving the protein MKERQSRLKAIKNLIKNNTIESQDDLQSLLLKEGYDVTQATLSRDLKLLKVAKVPDGQNGYMYALPGEGENAESEAIYVQDFLRGYVSIDFSGNIVVIKTFSGHANTVCNALDNLNMDEVLGTVAGDNCMFACIKEGVSGDEFMKKLKKHIPGLED; this is encoded by the coding sequence ATGAAAGAACGACAGTCACGTCTTAAGGCAATCAAAAATCTTATCAAAAATAACACAATTGAAAGCCAAGATGATCTTCAGTCCTTATTGCTTAAAGAAGGTTACGATGTAACGCAGGCAACTTTAAGCCGAGATCTGAAGTTGCTAAAAGTTGCAAAAGTGCCAGACGGACAAAACGGGTACATGTATGCTCTTCCTGGAGAAGGAGAAAATGCTGAAAGCGAAGCGATTTACGTACAGGATTTTTTGCGCGGTTATGTCAGCATCGATTTTAGTGGTAATATCGTAGTGATTAAAACGTTCTCCGGTCATGCAAACACAGTTTGTAATGCCCTCGACAATTTAAATATGGATGAAGTGCTCGGAACTGTTGCCGGTGATAACTGCATGTTTGCTTGTATCAAAGAAGGCGTTTCAGGTGACGAGTTTATGAAAAAGCTAAAAAAACATATCCCAGGTCTTGAAGATTGA
- a CDS encoding alpha-amylase family glycosyl hydrolase, with product MRLSYNEFHVSKKIRDLCSFDEGLFASSGNVVFANLKNVREFQLLINNVFKSRGEENKKLSAGQLNAMGLIDEILHMVCMIYRRDKVPSFMKDLLSNLDKEFGRENMDAFFLDFMKEFPPVEVYKGKCTSEQYLNRVAVEPNTGAERTNREQTLEELILLHLANENPAFKPFIIMFDEVEVAKNKLYAKTWASIQKFSKTKPFFGPFNNDIINVLREPYMFAPYSLKGQLEYILKYWTSIFPEGWLKKLLAGMDTISEEEKASWRGFGSGELPDMLPYSFENLMNEYERFSADASWMPNVILMAKTVLVWLDQLTKQYGYQITRLDQIPDAELDRLRDEGFTGLWLIGLWERSKASKRIKQICGNPEAAASAYSLYDYNIAQNIGGWDALSNLRQRLWQRGIRLASDMVPNHTGMDGEWVINHPDRFIQRRDNPFPQYTYNGENLSQDSRVGVYLEDHYYSREDCSVVFKRVDNQTGDTRYIYHGNDGTGLPWNDTAQIDFLNPEAREAVMQEILHVARNFPIIRFDAAMVLAKKSIRRLWYPEPGHGGDIATRSETGLSTQQFNAAIPNEFWREVVDRVAKECPDTLLLAEAFWMMEGYFVRTLGMHRVYNSAFMNMLKKEENQKYRDTVKNTITFDPQILKRYVNFMNNPDEETAIAQFGDNDKYFGVCTLMITMPGLPMFGHGQIEGFTEKYGMEYTKAYKDEKPNQYLVDRHWHDIFPLMKKRYLFSGVENFLFFDLWEDGHVNENVFAYSNGAGNERSVVFYNNKYEQAHGWIKQSDPYAVKTGKGDEIVMMTKSISEGLNLTAEEDKYCIFQEHKSRRWFIRKSRDICEKGLFIMLNGFEYQVFINVQQIQDTPDHRYKTLCDFLNGTGCEDIETAMQELLYKDLYYALNAFAKNALIPIVKEFNLTDKTEVSEENKDSSKKAKKTLPHKVNVKEISEILKDSEQSAIDFFDTAQRFSSYKTDSKKQYTLFKNRVTMLAKVHNADLLKNPTDIQKALLKAADVQTFTKLIIQSDCTIELPLLLWAFIGDYAENGCAIEWNFARKFNEYLGSEKLTSKDNRYAFQKLFMIADVAKRASALKSEKEKSFEIARTLVQGRYAGILSGANNFNNVCWFNKEILEISLNVTTMFLALNAKESDFADVLKLYKSLCAAKLKAAYKCELFVKEFDHIEKKASDKKSVKKTTAKKPTVKKAAAKKQNTKNSKDEKAKDKKAKVKKTK from the coding sequence ATGCGACTCTCGTACAATGAATTTCATGTCTCAAAAAAAATCCGTGATTTGTGCAGTTTTGATGAAGGACTTTTTGCTTCTTCAGGAAACGTTGTTTTTGCAAATTTGAAAAACGTCCGCGAATTCCAACTTTTGATAAACAATGTATTTAAATCGCGTGGAGAAGAAAACAAAAAGCTTTCTGCTGGTCAACTCAATGCAATGGGGCTTATTGACGAAATTCTTCACATGGTTTGTATGATTTATCGCCGCGACAAAGTTCCTTCATTTATGAAAGACTTGCTTTCAAACCTCGATAAAGAATTCGGGCGAGAAAATATGGATGCATTCTTTCTCGATTTTATGAAGGAATTTCCGCCTGTTGAAGTTTACAAAGGAAAATGCACTTCGGAACAATATCTAAACAGAGTTGCAGTTGAGCCTAACACAGGAGCTGAACGCACAAACCGTGAACAGACTCTCGAAGAACTTATTCTTCTTCACCTTGCAAACGAAAACCCTGCATTCAAACCTTTCATAATCATGTTTGATGAAGTGGAAGTTGCAAAAAATAAGCTATATGCAAAAACTTGGGCGAGCATTCAAAAGTTTTCCAAGACAAAACCTTTTTTTGGTCCGTTCAACAACGACATAATAAATGTTTTGCGCGAGCCTTATATGTTCGCTCCGTACAGCCTGAAAGGTCAGCTTGAATACATCTTGAAATACTGGACTTCGATTTTCCCTGAAGGTTGGCTAAAAAAACTTCTTGCAGGAATGGATACAATTTCCGAAGAAGAAAAAGCTTCATGGCGCGGATTTGGAAGCGGAGAGTTGCCTGACATGTTGCCTTATTCTTTTGAGAACTTGATGAACGAATATGAGCGCTTCAGTGCAGACGCTTCATGGATGCCGAACGTAATTTTGATGGCAAAAACCGTCCTTGTCTGGCTAGACCAACTCACAAAGCAATACGGTTATCAAATCACAAGGCTCGACCAGATTCCCGACGCAGAGCTCGATCGATTACGTGACGAAGGTTTTACAGGATTATGGCTGATTGGGTTGTGGGAACGAAGCAAAGCCAGCAAACGGATCAAACAGATTTGCGGAAATCCTGAAGCTGCAGCGTCTGCATATTCCCTTTATGACTACAATATTGCGCAAAATATAGGTGGCTGGGACGCTCTTTCAAATTTGCGTCAGCGGCTTTGGCAGAGAGGAATAAGACTTGCTTCCGACATGGTTCCGAATCACACAGGAATGGACGGAGAATGGGTGATAAATCATCCTGACCGCTTTATTCAAAGGCGAGACAATCCTTTCCCTCAGTATACATACAACGGAGAAAATCTTTCGCAGGACTCAAGAGTTGGAGTTTACCTTGAAGACCATTATTACTCCCGAGAAGACTGCTCTGTAGTTTTTAAGCGAGTAGACAATCAAACAGGCGACACACGCTATATTTACCACGGAAACGACGGAACAGGACTGCCGTGGAACGACACAGCTCAGATTGATTTTTTGAATCCTGAAGCTCGAGAAGCTGTCATGCAGGAGATTCTCCACGTTGCAAGAAATTTCCCAATAATCCGTTTTGACGCTGCAATGGTTCTTGCCAAAAAGTCTATCCGCCGACTCTGGTATCCTGAACCGGGACATGGAGGAGACATCGCAACACGCTCCGAAACAGGTTTGAGCACGCAGCAGTTTAATGCGGCAATTCCGAACGAATTCTGGCGTGAAGTTGTAGATAGAGTCGCAAAAGAGTGCCCAGATACTTTGCTGCTCGCAGAAGCATTCTGGATGATGGAAGGCTACTTTGTTAGAACTTTAGGAATGCACCGCGTTTACAACTCGGCATTCATGAACATGCTGAAAAAAGAAGAGAACCAAAAATATCGCGATACCGTAAAAAATACAATCACTTTTGATCCACAAATTCTTAAGCGTTACGTAAACTTTATGAACAACCCTGATGAAGAAACGGCGATTGCACAGTTTGGTGACAACGACAAGTATTTTGGCGTATGTACATTGATGATAACTATGCCGGGTCTTCCGATGTTTGGTCATGGTCAGATTGAAGGTTTCACTGAAAAATACGGTATGGAATATACAAAAGCATACAAAGACGAAAAACCAAACCAATATCTTGTAGACCGCCACTGGCATGACATCTTCCCACTTATGAAAAAGCGTTATCTTTTCAGTGGGGTTGAAAATTTCTTGTTTTTCGATTTGTGGGAAGACGGTCATGTAAACGAAAACGTCTTTGCATATTCAAATGGAGCCGGAAACGAACGCTCAGTTGTATTCTACAACAATAAGTACGAACAGGCACACGGATGGATAAAACAGTCAGACCCATACGCAGTAAAAACCGGAAAAGGCGACGAAATTGTGATGATGACAAAATCGATTTCCGAAGGTCTCAACCTAACAGCTGAAGAAGACAAATATTGTATTTTCCAGGAACACAAAAGCCGTCGGTGGTTTATCAGAAAGAGCAGAGATATCTGTGAAAAAGGTTTGTTCATAATGCTCAACGGTTTTGAATACCAAGTATTTATCAACGTTCAGCAGATACAAGACACTCCTGACCACAGATATAAAACTTTGTGCGATTTTTTGAATGGAACAGGATGTGAAGATATTGAAACCGCTATGCAGGAATTGCTCTACAAGGATTTGTATTACGCGCTTAATGCATTTGCAAAAAATGCGCTCATTCCGATTGTAAAGGAATTCAATCTCACTGATAAAACTGAAGTTTCTGAAGAAAATAAAGATTCTTCAAAAAAAGCAAAAAAGACACTTCCTCACAAAGTAAACGTAAAGGAAATCTCTGAAATTCTTAAAGATTCAGAACAAAGCGCTATCGATTTCTTTGATACCGCTCAAAGATTTTCTTCATACAAAACAGATTCAAAAAAGCAGTACACATTGTTCAAAAACAGGGTAACTATGCTTGCAAAAGTTCACAATGCAGATTTACTCAAAAATCCTACGGATATACAAAAAGCGCTTTTGAAAGCCGCAGATGTACAGACATTTACAAAGCTCATAATTCAATCTGATTGTACGATTGAACTTCCTCTTTTGTTGTGGGCATTCATTGGAGATTATGCGGAAAATGGCTGTGCTATTGAGTGGAATTTTGCGCGCAAGTTCAACGAATATCTTGGCAGTGAAAAACTTACATCAAAAGACAATCGATATGCTTTTCAAAAATTATTCATGATTGCAGATGTGGCAAAAAGAGCGAGCGCATTGAAAAGTGAAAAAGAAAAATCATTTGAAATCGCAAGAACTCTTGTTCAGGGCAGATACGCTGGAATATTGAGCGGCGCTAACAATTTCAACAATGTATGTTGGTTCAATAAAGAAATTCTTGAAATCAGCCTGAATGTTACAACAATGTTTTTAGCTCTAAATGCAAAGGAATCTGATTTTGCTGATGTGCTTAAGCTCTACAAATCGTTGTGTGCTGCAAAATTAAAAGCGGCATACAAGTGTGAGCTGTTCGTAAAAGAATTTGATCATATTGAGAAAAAGGCTTCAGATAAAAAAAGCGTAAAAAAGACAACCGCCAAAAAGCCAACTGTCAAAAAGGCAGCTGCCAAAAAGCAAAATACAAAAAACTCAAAGGACGAAAAAGCAAAGGATAAAAAAGCAAAAGTAAAAAAGACAAAATAA
- a CDS encoding threonine synthase, which produces MQFTSTRNSDLTVSFSKAVRDCIPDDGGVFVPSMIEDLRRWIYYINENTPFTSIAGALTSALIKDEFSPIICETIATKAFPVEPKVRQLDDKLFLMELYHGFTGYHRDYGVSYLCSYLEATLQLNGGKAIFLNFTHGGIGALLSRILKGKKNIKAVLVYKKGTVRGLDQESLAWNGGNIYPIEMEGTEAEIKAEISKVFADKEFVEKYGLTVANTTNVCRLLSQIFFFPYSFAQIKSKVNGDIFYAMDAGNYGTLMAGLYSWRFALPVNGFYVPSTIEFCRNPAGMPVVLDSVVDMNKRGDANPAIPANLERLESFFGHNELMMRNFVFPTEIDERKREKAAKELYMKYGVFADPGTASAYAVIKENEHNMYEDEGTFVLMAYNHPSLSADYCRHVIGESPEATPEIASAMKPFALNKPSATDSNKLKEIIKSL; this is translated from the coding sequence ATGCAATTTACTAGTACTCGAAATAGTGATTTAACAGTAAGTTTTTCTAAGGCAGTCAGAGACTGTATTCCCGATGACGGCGGAGTTTTTGTCCCGAGCATGATAGAAGATCTTCGTCGCTGGATCTACTATATCAATGAGAATACACCTTTTACTTCTATTGCAGGTGCTCTTACTTCTGCGTTGATTAAAGATGAATTTTCTCCAATTATTTGTGAAACTATTGCGACAAAAGCGTTCCCTGTAGAGCCAAAAGTTCGCCAGCTTGATGATAAGTTATTTCTGATGGAGCTCTATCACGGATTTACCGGATATCACCGTGATTATGGCGTTTCATATCTCTGTTCTTATCTTGAAGCGACACTTCAGCTCAACGGCGGAAAAGCAATCTTTCTTAATTTTACACACGGCGGCATTGGAGCGCTTCTTTCAAGAATTCTTAAGGGAAAGAAAAATATCAAGGCTGTTCTTGTATACAAAAAGGGAACTGTTCGTGGACTTGATCAAGAGAGCCTTGCATGGAACGGTGGAAATATTTATCCGATAGAAATGGAAGGAACTGAAGCCGAGATAAAAGCTGAAATCAGTAAAGTTTTTGCAGATAAAGAGTTTGTTGAAAAATACGGACTTACAGTTGCAAATACAACTAACGTATGTCGTCTGCTAAGCCAGATTTTTTTCTTTCCGTATTCATTCGCTCAAATTAAAAGTAAAGTCAATGGCGATATTTTCTATGCAATGGATGCAGGAAACTACGGAACTCTGATGGCAGGTCTTTACAGCTGGCGATTTGCACTTCCTGTAAACGGGTTTTATGTTCCGAGCACAATCGAATTTTGTCGCAATCCTGCCGGAATGCCTGTTGTGCTTGACTCTGTCGTAGATATGAATAAACGCGGTGATGCGAATCCTGCAATTCCTGCAAACCTCGAGCGCCTTGAATCATTCTTTGGACACAATGAATTGATGATGCGAAACTTTGTATTCCCGACAGAAATAGACGAACGCAAACGTGAAAAAGCTGCAAAAGAATTGTACATGAAGTACGGAGTTTTTGCGGATCCTGGAACAGCTTCTGCGTATGCTGTTATAAAAGAAAATGAGCATAACATGTATGAGGATGAAGGTACATTTGTCTTGATGGCATACAATCATCCGTCTCTTTCTGCTGACTATTGCCGCCACGTGATTGGCGAATCTCCTGAAGCTACCCCGGAGATTGCATCTGCAATGAAGCCTTTTGCACTAAACAAGCCATCGGCAACCGACAGCAATAAACTAAAAGAAATCATTAAATCACTTTGA
- a CDS encoding DUF308 domain-containing protein: MKRWYLYAGIFLAVIGILIVVFPVFWVRLVVWMFGLASCAYGVYMIRFTRNILDGSDFDGSSFYKTIILVKSIVSIIVGLMAVIFPLAFGFSAWTAVFWLLIIYLFLAAIAGFYAASLLKDSGIDRKKYYLENLALIGSAVILIILSPKTLGQAIIRIIGIINIIAGIALALYDIFSFKSNDVEKVSKGEKSDLNPTD, from the coding sequence ATGAAACGATGGTATTTGTATGCAGGAATTTTTCTTGCTGTTATTGGTATTCTTATTGTAGTTTTTCCTGTATTTTGGGTTAGGCTTGTCGTATGGATGTTCGGGCTTGCTTCATGTGCGTATGGCGTATACATGATTCGCTTTACAAGAAATATCCTCGATGGAAGCGATTTTGACGGTTCAAGTTTTTATAAAACTATAATCCTCGTAAAGAGCATTGTCAGTATCATTGTCGGGTTGATGGCAGTGATTTTTCCACTTGCATTTGGATTTTCAGCATGGACGGCGGTTTTCTGGCTTCTTATCATTTATCTTTTTCTCGCTGCAATTGCAGGTTTTTACGCCGCTTCTCTTCTTAAAGATTCAGGAATCGACCGTAAAAAATATTATCTCGAAAACCTTGCCCTTATTGGTTCTGCCGTAATTCTCATCATCCTCTCTCCAAAAACTCTAGGTCAGGCGATTATAAGGATTATAGGAATTATTAATATTATTGCGGGAATTGCTCTTGCTTTGTACGACATCTTTTCTTTCAAAAGCAACGATGTTGAAAAAGTGTCAAAAGGTGAAAAAAGCGATTTGAATCCGACTGATTGA